The following are encoded in a window of Bombus vancouverensis nearcticus unplaced genomic scaffold, iyBomVanc1_principal scaffold0062, whole genome shotgun sequence genomic DNA:
- the LOC117162976 gene encoding survival motor neuron protein-like isoform X3, which produces MIQDQQNDQYDTDTANDNVWDDSALIEAYDKAINLAKEEVIKRMGMDVGNSQPKENLQNLKQPKHASKLHKKWIIGAPCRAIYSEDGEIYEAIISKIYENNGTCVVKFVGYGNTEKVELSSLLESEGLQSQIAQQKKALEEKFNEENDETCETNFSTNVNSKKYNVEKMDCDSEEANAYKHRFIPGPSFNSMTDIMPPAPPLPPQLMTKLPDNDTDALSSMLMSWYISGFHTGYYHGLKQARNNQENRKNC; this is translated from the exons atgatacaagaccagcaaaatgatcaatat gatacagatacagccaatgataatgtttgggacgatagtgcattaatagaagcatatgataaagcaataaatttagcaaaagaagaagttatcaagcgaatgggaatggatgttggaaattctcaaccgaaagaaaacctacaaaatcttaagcagcctaaacacgcaagtaaattacacaag aaatggatcataggagcaccttgtcgtgcaatatactcagaggatggagaaatttatgaagctataatatcaaaaatttacgaaaacaatggcacgtgtgttgtaaaatttgtag gctatggtaatacagagaaagtcgagttgagttctcttttagaatcagaaggtttgcaaagtcaaatagcacaacaaaagaaagctttggaagagaaattcaatgaagagaacgacgagacttgtgagactaatttttctacaaatgtaaattcgaaaaaatataatgtagaaaaaatggattgtgactctgaagaagcaaatgcgtataaacatcgcttcataccgggaccatctttcaattcgatgactgatataatgccacctgcacctcctttaccaccacaattaatgaccaa attaccagataatgatacagacgcactttcaagtatgttgatgtcatggtatattagtggttttcacacag gttattatcatggtttgaaacaagcaagaaacaatcaagagaacaggaagaactgttga
- the LOC117162976 gene encoding survival motor neuron protein-like isoform X1 has product MADDMNVLFIRGNGNVCMDTDTANDNVWDDSALIEAYDKAINLAKEEVIKRMGMDVGNSQPKENLQNLKQPKHASKLHKKWIIGAPCRAIYSEDGEIYEAIISKIYENNGTCVVKFVGYGNTEKVELSSLLESEGLQSQIAQQKKALEEKFNEENDETCETNFSTNVNSKKYNVEKMDCDSEEANAYKHRFIPGPSFNSMTDIMPPAPPLPPQLMTKLPDNDTDALSSMLMSWYISGFHTGYYHGLKQARNNQENRKNC; this is encoded by the exons atggcagatgatatgaatgttctttttatacgaggaaatggaaacgtatgtatg gatacagatacagccaatgataatgtttgggacgatagtgcattaatagaagcatatgataaagcaataaatttagcaaaagaagaagttatcaagcgaatgggaatggatgttggaaattctcaaccgaaagaaaacctacaaaatcttaagcagcctaaacacgcaagtaaattacacaag aaatggatcataggagcaccttgtcgtgcaatatactcagaggatggagaaatttatgaagctataatatcaaaaatttacgaaaacaatggcacgtgtgttgtaaaatttgtag gctatggtaatacagagaaagtcgagttgagttctcttttagaatcagaaggtttgcaaagtcaaatagcacaacaaaagaaagctttggaagagaaattcaatgaagagaacgacgagacttgtgagactaatttttctacaaatgtaaattcgaaaaaatataatgtagaaaaaatggattgtgactctgaagaagcaaatgcgtataaacatcgcttcataccgggaccatctttcaattcgatgactgatataatgccacctgcacctcctttaccaccacaattaatgaccaa attaccagataatgatacagacgcactttcaagtatgttgatgtcatggtatattagtggttttcacacag gttattatcatggtttgaaacaagcaagaaacaatcaagagaacaggaagaactgttga
- the LOC117162976 gene encoding survival motor neuron protein-like isoform X2 — MADDMNVLFIRGNGNDTDTANDNVWDDSALIEAYDKAINLAKEEVIKRMGMDVGNSQPKENLQNLKQPKHASKLHKKWIIGAPCRAIYSEDGEIYEAIISKIYENNGTCVVKFVGYGNTEKVELSSLLESEGLQSQIAQQKKALEEKFNEENDETCETNFSTNVNSKKYNVEKMDCDSEEANAYKHRFIPGPSFNSMTDIMPPAPPLPPQLMTKLPDNDTDALSSMLMSWYISGFHTGYYHGLKQARNNQENRKNC; from the exons atggcagatgatatgaatgttctttttatacgaggaaatggaaac gatacagatacagccaatgataatgtttgggacgatagtgcattaatagaagcatatgataaagcaataaatttagcaaaagaagaagttatcaagcgaatgggaatggatgttggaaattctcaaccgaaagaaaacctacaaaatcttaagcagcctaaacacgcaagtaaattacacaag aaatggatcataggagcaccttgtcgtgcaatatactcagaggatggagaaatttatgaagctataatatcaaaaatttacgaaaacaatggcacgtgtgttgtaaaatttgtag gctatggtaatacagagaaagtcgagttgagttctcttttagaatcagaaggtttgcaaagtcaaatagcacaacaaaagaaagctttggaagagaaattcaatgaagagaacgacgagacttgtgagactaatttttctacaaatgtaaattcgaaaaaatataatgtagaaaaaatggattgtgactctgaagaagcaaatgcgtataaacatcgcttcataccgggaccatctttcaattcgatgactgatataatgccacctgcacctcctttaccaccacaattaatgaccaa attaccagataatgatacagacgcactttcaagtatgttgatgtcatggtatattagtggttttcacacag gttattatcatggtttgaaacaagcaagaaacaatcaagagaacaggaagaactgttga
- the LOC117162970 gene encoding katanin p60 ATPase-containing subunit A-like 2 codes for MTVKSLFPNENNLELRKIAEDISCEIIVNKLNVHWDDVIGLEVCKTAVKEAIVYPLEYPIFFDGPFSPWRGILLYGPPGTGKTMLAKAVATECHCTFFNITASSLVSKWRGDSEKYIRVLFEFAYSHSPTIIFIDEIDWIATNKGDCILSEPAKRFRSELLSRLDGLVSNENSNVVLLATTNSPWGIDAALLRRLEKQIYVSLPNEVALLDIFKLYLSNHLLENTDIVNHIVKCTERYSCADIKLLCKQAWLLEISPIWRRLEKKETPVTTLKYELKSYEILAKLLKKMSPTVMQIDKYDTWNK; via the exons atGACAGTGAAGTCACTATtccccaatgaga ATAATCTggaattacgaaagattgctgaggacatctcatgc gagatcatagtaaacaaattaaatgtacattgggatgacgttataggcctagaagtatgtaaaaccgctgttaaggaggccATTGTGTATCCCCTTGAGTATCCTATCTTTTTTGAtggcccgttttccccctggagaggtattttgctgtacggcccacctggtacag ggaaaacgatgttagcgaaggcagtcgcgacagaatgccattgcaccttttttaacataactgccagctcattggtcagcaaatggagaggcgattccgagaagtatatacgt gttttatttgaatttgcctatagtcattcgcctacaattatttttatcgacgagattgactggatcgccacaaataaaggagactgtatattgtctgaacctgcaaagagattcagatcagaacttctttctagattggatggattagtgtctaatgagaattctaatgtagttcttctggctacaactaattccccttg gggcattgatgcagctttactcaggcgtctcgaaaagcaaatatacgtatcattacccaatgaagttgctctacttgatatattcaaattataccttagcaaccacttattagaaaatacagatattgtaaaccacatagtaaaatgtactgaaagatattcttgtgcagatataaaattgctttgtaagcaagcgtggctactagaaataagcccgatatggaggagacttgaaaagaaagaaacacctgttaccactttgaaatatgaattaaaaagttatgaaatattagcaaaattgttaaaaaaaatgtcacctacagttatgcaaatagataaatatgatacgtggaacaaataa